The proteins below come from a single Nocardiopsis gilva YIM 90087 genomic window:
- a CDS encoding response regulator, with amino-acid sequence MRILVVDDDAQIVRAMRINLRARGYDVETAGDGASALRIAAKQPPDVVLLDLGLPDMEGGDVIEGLRGWTSVPIIVLSARHSASEKVRSLDQGADDYVTKPFGMDELLARIRAAQRRSVHVEEAPVVNTPTFTVDLGAKRVTRDGREVRLTPTEWHILEILARNAGRLVSQRQLLHDVWGPAYQSETNYLRVYLAQLRRKLEKDPAHPRHLITEAGMGYRFEKDG; translated from the coding sequence ATGCGAATACTCGTCGTCGATGACGACGCGCAGATCGTCCGAGCCATGCGGATCAACCTGCGGGCACGGGGCTATGACGTGGAGACGGCCGGCGACGGGGCGTCGGCCCTGCGCATCGCGGCCAAGCAGCCGCCCGACGTCGTCCTGCTCGACCTGGGCCTGCCCGACATGGAGGGCGGGGACGTCATCGAGGGGCTGCGCGGGTGGACCTCGGTTCCGATCATCGTGCTGTCGGCGCGGCACTCGGCCAGTGAGAAGGTGCGCTCGCTCGACCAGGGTGCCGACGACTACGTGACCAAGCCCTTCGGCATGGACGAGCTCCTCGCCCGTATCCGCGCGGCCCAGCGCCGCTCGGTCCACGTCGAGGAGGCCCCGGTGGTGAACACTCCGACGTTCACCGTGGACCTCGGGGCCAAGCGGGTGACGCGTGACGGCCGCGAGGTTCGGCTCACCCCCACCGAGTGGCACATCCTGGAGATCCTCGCCCGCAACGCGGGTCGGCTGGTGAGCCAGCGCCAGCTCCTCCACGACGTGTGGGGACCCGCGTACCAGAGCGAGACCAACTACCTGCGCGTCTACCTGGCCCAGCTCCGCCGCAAGCTGGAGAAGGACCCCGCCCACCCCAGGCACCTGATCACCGAGGCGGGCATGGGCTACCGGTTCGAGAAGGACGGCTGA
- the kdpC gene encoding K(+)-transporting ATPase subunit C has translation MPTTPTWLRQYGAAARILIVMTVLVGLIYPLAMTGIAQLLFPSQANGSLIRNDEGEVVGSALIGQNFDGDAWFHTRPSAAGDEGYDGGSSSASNLGPNSEELLQQIEDRKAQVADREGVDEDEVPADAVTASGSGLDPHISPDYAAIQTRRVAAARGMSVEEVEKLVAEHTVGRSLGFIGEPGVNVIDLNLALEDAH, from the coding sequence ATGCCCACCACACCCACCTGGCTGCGCCAGTACGGCGCCGCGGCCCGCATCCTGATCGTCATGACGGTGCTCGTCGGGCTCATCTACCCGCTGGCCATGACCGGCATCGCCCAGCTGCTGTTCCCGTCCCAGGCGAACGGTTCGCTGATCCGGAACGACGAGGGAGAGGTCGTCGGCTCCGCGCTCATCGGACAGAACTTCGATGGCGACGCGTGGTTCCACACCCGACCCTCGGCCGCCGGGGACGAGGGCTATGACGGCGGTTCCAGCTCCGCGTCCAACCTCGGCCCCAACAGCGAGGAGCTGCTGCAACAGATCGAGGACCGCAAGGCCCAGGTCGCCGACCGGGAGGGCGTCGACGAGGACGAGGTTCCCGCCGACGCCGTCACCGCGAGCGGCAGCGGGCTGGACCCGCACATTTCGCCGGACTACGCCGCGATACAGACACGGCGCGTCGCCGCGGCCCGCGGGATGTCCGTCGAGGAGGTCGAGAAACTCGTCGCCGAGCACACGGTCGGACGGTCCCTCGGCTTCATCGGGGAGCCCGGCGTCAATGTGATCGATCTCAACCTGGCCTTGGAGGACGCGCACTGA
- a CDS encoding sensor histidine kinase, with translation MARGKLRIYLGAAPGVGKTYAALSEARRRADRGTDIVVGFIEPHGRQKTADLLDGLEVLPRRTITHRGSEFAELDIDALLARAPKVAVVDELAHTNVPGTRNPKRWQDIDELLDAGVDVISTVNIQHLESLNDVVEQITGVRQRETIPDEIARRADQIELCDMSPHSLRRRMSHGNIYPAEKVDAALSNYFREGNLTALRELALLWVADRVDEGLARYRGEHKIRQTWEARERVVVALTGGPEGETLIRRAARVAARSRGGQPQPSHLMAVHVVASDGLTQIRPEALAYQKQLLAQLGGTYHQVIGDDIPTALLEFAHGVNATQIVLGSSRRRNWQYIFGPGVGATVARESGDIDVHIVTHEEVGRGRGLLPPLAGNLGRLRLIWGWVTGLLAPVVLAGLLHLPFLAEVGLPTEILLFLCLTVIAAMIGGLWPALAAALWGSFLLNILFTPPVHRLTITEPDNIIALIIFVVVGALVAIVVDLAKRRSVQAARARAEASTLSLLAGSVLGGQEPLPALLQRIRETFGQQSVALLEQLDSSRWRCLESVGDTPCMSPDDADALVSVSDSLALALRGHMLPAADRRILGAFATHIGIALERQRLVGDAAEARRQAAGNKIRTALLAAVSHDLRTPLTSIKASVSSLRSTEIALDEEDRAELLENIEDSTDRLNGLVGNLLDMSRLQTDTVRPKMRAVGLEEVVPATLIGLPPDSVRVDVPDHLPRVRVDSGLLERAVANVVQNAVRYNPAGADPVRVAASALGDKVELRVADHGPGVPDEAKDRIFEAFQRLGDAPRGTGVGLGLAVAKGFTEAMDGTLVAEDTPGGGLTMVLTFANATAKPVGSTTRTGDAVSGEPSTNSTAPSGTNTNRVTETEDA, from the coding sequence GTGGCACGTGGAAAACTGCGCATCTATCTCGGCGCCGCGCCCGGGGTCGGCAAGACCTATGCCGCCCTGAGCGAGGCGCGGCGCCGTGCCGATCGCGGCACGGACATCGTCGTCGGGTTCATCGAGCCCCACGGGCGGCAGAAGACCGCCGACCTGCTCGACGGCCTGGAGGTGCTGCCCCGGCGCACGATCACGCACCGCGGGTCCGAGTTCGCGGAACTCGACATCGACGCCCTGCTGGCCCGAGCTCCAAAGGTCGCGGTCGTCGACGAGCTGGCGCACACCAATGTCCCCGGCACGCGCAACCCCAAGCGCTGGCAGGACATCGACGAGCTGCTCGACGCCGGTGTCGACGTCATCTCCACGGTGAACATCCAGCACCTGGAGTCGCTGAACGACGTCGTCGAGCAGATCACCGGCGTGCGGCAGCGCGAGACCATCCCCGACGAGATCGCCCGCCGTGCCGACCAGATCGAGCTGTGCGACATGTCACCGCACTCGCTGCGCCGCCGGATGTCGCACGGCAACATCTACCCGGCGGAGAAGGTCGACGCCGCGCTGTCCAACTACTTCCGCGAGGGCAACCTCACCGCGCTGCGCGAGCTGGCGCTGCTGTGGGTCGCCGACCGCGTGGATGAGGGCCTCGCCCGCTACCGGGGCGAGCACAAGATCCGGCAGACCTGGGAGGCGCGCGAGCGCGTCGTGGTCGCGCTGACCGGCGGGCCCGAGGGCGAGACGCTGATCCGGCGCGCCGCCCGGGTGGCCGCGCGCTCGCGCGGCGGGCAGCCGCAGCCCAGCCACCTGATGGCGGTCCACGTGGTGGCCAGCGACGGCCTCACCCAGATCCGGCCCGAGGCGCTGGCCTACCAGAAGCAGCTGCTGGCCCAGCTCGGGGGCACCTACCACCAGGTCATCGGGGACGACATCCCCACGGCGCTGCTGGAGTTCGCCCACGGGGTCAACGCCACCCAGATCGTGCTCGGCTCCTCCCGTCGGCGCAACTGGCAGTACATATTCGGCCCCGGCGTCGGTGCGACGGTCGCCCGGGAGTCCGGCGACATCGACGTGCACATCGTCACGCACGAGGAGGTGGGCCGCGGGCGGGGGCTGCTGCCGCCGCTGGCCGGGAACCTGGGGCGGCTCCGGCTGATCTGGGGGTGGGTGACCGGCCTGCTGGCCCCCGTTGTGCTCGCCGGACTCCTGCACCTGCCGTTTCTCGCCGAGGTCGGTCTGCCTACGGAGATCCTGCTCTTCCTCTGCCTCACCGTCATCGCGGCGATGATCGGCGGCCTGTGGCCCGCGCTCGCCGCGGCGCTGTGGGGCAGCTTCCTCCTCAACATCCTGTTCACGCCGCCGGTGCACCGGCTGACGATCACCGAGCCCGACAACATCATCGCGCTGATCATCTTCGTGGTGGTGGGGGCGCTCGTCGCGATCGTCGTCGACCTGGCCAAACGCCGCTCCGTCCAGGCCGCGCGCGCCCGCGCGGAGGCCAGCACGCTGAGCCTGCTCGCCGGGAGCGTCCTGGGCGGCCAGGAACCCCTGCCCGCGCTGCTGCAGCGAATCCGTGAAACCTTCGGGCAGCAGTCCGTGGCCCTGCTGGAGCAATTGGACAGCAGCCGGTGGCGGTGCCTGGAATCGGTGGGCGACACGCCCTGCATGTCCCCCGACGACGCCGATGCGCTGGTGTCGGTCAGCGACTCGCTCGCGCTGGCGCTGCGCGGGCACATGCTTCCCGCGGCCGACCGGCGGATCCTCGGGGCCTTCGCCACCCACATCGGGATCGCGCTGGAACGGCAGCGGCTGGTCGGGGACGCGGCCGAGGCCCGGCGGCAGGCCGCCGGGAACAAGATCCGCACCGCCCTGCTCGCGGCCGTCTCCCACGACCTGCGCACCCCGCTGACCTCGATCAAGGCCAGCGTCTCCAGCCTGCGCTCCACCGAGATCGCGCTGGACGAGGAGGACCGGGCGGAGCTGCTGGAGAACATCGAGGATTCCACCGATCGGCTCAACGGCCTTGTCGGCAACCTGCTGGACATGAGCCGTCTGCAGACCGACACCGTGCGCCCCAAGATGCGCGCGGTCGGTCTGGAGGAGGTCGTCCCGGCGACCCTGATCGGCCTGCCGCCCGACAGCGTCCGGGTGGACGTGCCCGACCACCTGCCGCGCGTGCGCGTCGACTCCGGTCTGCTGGAGCGCGCCGTGGCCAACGTCGTGCAGAATGCGGTGCGGTACAACCCCGCCGGCGCGGACCCCGTGCGGGTCGCCGCCAGCGCCCTGGGCGACAAGGTCGAGCTGCGGGTCGCCGACCACGGGCCGGGGGTGCCCGACGAGGCCAAGGACCGGATCTTCGAGGCGTTCCAGCGCCTCGGCGACGCGCCCCGGGGCACGGGGGTCGGCCTCGGCCTCGCCGTGGCCAAGGGGTTCACCGAGGCGATGGACGGCACCCTGGTCGCCGAGGACACCCCCGGCGGCGGACTCACCATGGTCCTCACATTTGCCAACGCCACAGCGAAGCCGGTGGGTAGCACTACGAGGACGGGGGACGCCGTCTCGGGAGAGCCGTCCACCAATTCGACGGCCCCGTCCGGCACCAACACGAACAGAGTCACGGAAACCGAGGATGCGTGA
- the kdpA gene encoding potassium-transporting ATPase subunit KdpA: MSDTVAGLLQIALLFSVLAVVYVPFGDYMARVYSSERHLRVERIVYRLCGVNADNEQRWSAYLRGVLAFSLLSVLALYALQRVQQWLPLNIGMSPMSPDGAWNTAVSFTSNTNWQSYSGEAAMSHLTQMAGLAVQNFVSAAVGIVVAIALVRGLVRRRTELLGNFWVDLTRTVVRILLPICVVGGLILVAGGAIQNLDPHTVYGTIDGGTQTIPGGPVASQEVIKELGTNGGGFFNANSAHPFEGPTSWTSLFEIFLLLVIPVSLTRTYGTLVARAGAGTHRHGLAILAAMGAVYLVSLAGTIAGELQAKGVATEAAGAAMEGKEVRFGEWLSALFATSTTSTSTGAVNSFHDSYTASGGGLLLFNMLLGEVTPGGVGSGLYGMLILAMLAIFLGGLMIGRTPEYLGKRIGSFEIKMIALFVLTTPTLVLVGTAVAMALPGTVDSMANADVRPHGLAEVMYGFASGANNNGSAFAGLGADTSFFNTAIGMAMLFGRFLPMVFVLTLAGSLAQQQPAPETAGTLPTHKPLFVTMVVATTLIITGLTFFPALALGPIAEALS; the protein is encoded by the coding sequence GTGTCGGACACCGTGGCGGGGCTGCTGCAGATCGCCCTGCTGTTCTCCGTGCTCGCGGTCGTGTACGTGCCCTTCGGCGACTACATGGCGCGCGTCTACTCCAGTGAGCGCCACCTGAGGGTGGAGCGGATCGTCTACCGACTCTGCGGGGTCAACGCCGACAACGAGCAGCGTTGGTCGGCCTACCTCCGCGGCGTGCTGGCGTTCTCCCTGCTGTCCGTGCTGGCCCTGTACGCGCTCCAGCGCGTCCAGCAGTGGCTGCCGCTGAACATCGGGATGTCCCCGATGAGCCCGGACGGCGCGTGGAACACCGCCGTCTCCTTCACCTCCAACACCAACTGGCAGTCGTACTCCGGCGAGGCGGCCATGAGCCACCTCACCCAGATGGCCGGGCTCGCCGTGCAGAACTTCGTGTCGGCCGCCGTCGGCATCGTCGTCGCCATCGCGCTCGTGCGCGGCCTGGTGCGGCGCAGGACCGAACTGCTCGGCAACTTCTGGGTGGACCTCACCCGCACCGTCGTCCGCATCCTGCTGCCGATCTGCGTCGTCGGCGGGCTCATCCTGGTGGCCGGGGGCGCGATCCAGAACCTGGACCCGCACACCGTCTACGGCACGATCGACGGCGGCACCCAGACCATTCCCGGCGGCCCGGTGGCCTCCCAGGAGGTCATCAAGGAGCTGGGCACCAACGGCGGCGGGTTCTTCAACGCCAACTCGGCGCACCCGTTCGAGGGCCCCACCTCCTGGACCAGCCTGTTCGAGATCTTCCTGCTGCTGGTCATCCCGGTCTCCCTCACCCGCACCTACGGCACCCTGGTCGCCCGCGCCGGAGCCGGAACGCACAGGCACGGCCTGGCGATCCTGGCCGCGATGGGCGCCGTCTACCTGGTCTCGCTGGCCGGAACCATCGCCGGTGAGCTGCAGGCCAAGGGCGTCGCCACCGAGGCGGCCGGAGCCGCCATGGAGGGCAAGGAGGTCCGCTTCGGCGAATGGCTGTCCGCGCTGTTCGCGACGTCCACCACGAGCACGTCCACCGGCGCGGTCAACTCCTTCCACGACTCCTACACCGCGAGCGGCGGCGGCCTGCTGCTGTTCAACATGCTGCTCGGCGAGGTCACACCCGGCGGCGTCGGCTCGGGCCTGTACGGCATGCTCATCCTCGCGATGCTCGCCATCTTCCTCGGCGGGCTGATGATCGGCCGCACGCCCGAGTACCTGGGCAAGCGCATCGGGTCCTTCGAGATCAAGATGATCGCCCTGTTCGTGCTGACCACGCCGACCCTTGTGCTCGTCGGCACCGCCGTCGCCATGGCGCTTCCCGGAACGGTCGATTCGATGGCCAACGCCGACGTCAGGCCGCACGGCCTGGCCGAGGTCATGTACGGGTTCGCGTCCGGCGCCAACAACAACGGCAGCGCGTTCGCGGGCCTGGGCGCCGACACCTCCTTCTTCAACACCGCCATCGGTATGGCCATGCTGTTCGGCCGCTTCCTGCCCATGGTCTTCGTGCTCACGCTGGCCGGGTCACTGGCCCAGCAGCAACCGGCCCCCGAGACCGCGGGCACGCTGCCCACCCACAAGCCCCTCTTCGTCACCATGGTCGTCGCGACGACCCTCATCATCACCGGTCTGACGTTCTTCCCCGCGCTGGCGCTGGGACCGATCGCGGAGGCACTGAGCTAA
- a CDS encoding aminoglycoside phosphotransferase family protein, translating to MSDVTAQLVDAKQRERLLRRFGSRADDWLAGLPDLVDDLAAEWKLTVLGPAPHGRTSVVVHCRRIDGSAGILKISPDPRLGSSEARILRIWEPTGRVPAVWEVDAERGAVLLEAIGTGRTVALNGVVPPMETIGALISDLHSADVPRDELGELHPLISRINFVFDMWDRYRQEGAAADVVSAALVHHGHARARALAHGEDDIVPLHGDLHPGNVLDGGHERGLVAVDPRACVGDAAADAIDWPLWKAASLEEVERRIAVLAPVIGVPSDRLLAWCRACAPIFAVALANRGRADTDEFRMLLDLCAC from the coding sequence ATGAGTGACGTCACAGCGCAACTAGTCGACGCCAAACAGCGCGAGCGGCTGTTGCGCAGATTCGGTAGCAGGGCCGACGACTGGCTGGCCGGGCTCCCCGACCTCGTGGACGACCTTGCGGCGGAATGGAAGCTCACGGTGCTGGGCCCGGCACCGCACGGCAGGACATCGGTCGTGGTGCACTGCCGCCGCATCGATGGCAGCGCCGGCATCTTGAAGATCTCCCCCGACCCCAGGCTCGGCTCCTCCGAGGCACGCATCCTCCGGATCTGGGAGCCCACGGGGCGGGTTCCGGCGGTGTGGGAGGTCGACGCGGAGCGCGGCGCCGTCCTACTGGAGGCCATCGGAACGGGCCGCACGGTCGCCCTCAACGGCGTGGTGCCGCCGATGGAGACCATCGGCGCTCTCATCAGCGACCTGCACTCGGCCGATGTCCCCCGCGACGAACTGGGCGAGCTGCATCCCCTCATCAGCAGGATCAACTTCGTTTTCGACATGTGGGATCGGTACCGCCAAGAGGGCGCCGCCGCCGACGTCGTGTCCGCCGCCCTCGTCCACCACGGCCACGCCCGCGCGCGGGCACTGGCCCACGGCGAGGACGACATCGTCCCGCTCCACGGCGACCTGCACCCCGGCAACGTCCTCGACGGTGGACACGAACGCGGACTCGTCGCCGTCGACCCCCGCGCCTGCGTCGGCGACGCCGCCGCCGACGCCATCGACTGGCCGCTGTGGAAGGCCGCCAGCCTGGAGGAGGTCGAGCGCAGGATCGCCGTACTCGCCCCGGTCATCGGGGTGCCCTCCGACCGCCTGCTCGCCTGGTGCAGGGCGTGTGCCCCCATCTTCGCGGTGGCCCTGGCCAACCGCGGCCGCGCCGACACCGACGAGTTCCGGATGCTCTTGGACCTGTGCGCCTGCTGA
- the kdpB gene encoding potassium-transporting ATPase subunit KdpB, with protein sequence MPDADTATPVRPREQTAEHTPARNDTSPSTFSPGALAAQFPTALAKLDPRVMVKQPVMFVVLIGSVLTTAYCVIDPSVFAIVTTVWLWATVVFANLAEAVAEGRGKAQADTLRKARKETTARLLKNGEETVVPAIRLTVGDRVVCEAGDVIPSDGDVIEGVASVDESAVTGESAPVIRESGGDRSAVTGGTRVLSDRIIVRITAEPGATFLDRMISLVEGADRQKTPNEIALNALLASLTICFLLAVVTLQPFATWSGESQSVLTLVALLVCLIPTTIGALLSAIGIAGMDRLVRRNVLAMSGRAVEAAGNVNTLLLDKTGTITLGDRQAHAVLPIDGVTQAKLAEAALLSSLADETPEGRSIVALCEMLLEGRDLSAASTGAVPIAFSAETRMSGMDLLDGRRIRKGAGAAVRVWVDENGGAYDPAVTAIVDQISADGGTPLVVAEATADAARVLGVVHLKDVVKEGLRERFDQLRAMGIRTVMITGDNPRTAAAIAREAGVDDFLAEATPQDKLDLIMKEQEGGRLVAMTGDGTNDAPALAQADVGVAMNTGTTAAKEAGNMVDLDSDPTKLIDVVAIGKQLLITRGALTTFSVANDVAKYFAIIPAMFAAIPGYGGLGALNIMGLASPQSAILSAVIFNAVIIVLLVPLALRGVAYRAMSAARMLRRNLLIYGLGGLIAPFVGIKLIDLVVALIPGLA encoded by the coding sequence ATGCCTGACGCTGACACTGCTACCCCCGTGCGGCCGCGCGAGCAGACCGCCGAACACACCCCCGCTCGCAACGACACGTCCCCGAGCACGTTCTCCCCGGGCGCGCTGGCCGCCCAGTTCCCCACGGCGCTGGCCAAGCTGGACCCGCGGGTCATGGTCAAACAGCCCGTGATGTTCGTGGTCCTCATCGGCTCGGTGCTGACCACCGCCTACTGCGTGATCGACCCGAGCGTCTTCGCCATCGTCACCACGGTGTGGCTGTGGGCCACCGTCGTCTTCGCCAACCTGGCGGAGGCGGTCGCCGAGGGCCGCGGCAAGGCCCAGGCCGACACGCTGCGCAAGGCCCGTAAGGAGACCACCGCCCGCCTGCTCAAGAACGGTGAGGAGACCGTCGTCCCGGCGATTCGGCTCACCGTCGGCGACCGCGTGGTATGCGAGGCGGGCGACGTCATCCCCAGCGACGGCGATGTCATCGAGGGCGTCGCCAGCGTCGACGAGTCGGCGGTCACCGGAGAGTCCGCGCCGGTCATCCGCGAGTCCGGCGGCGACCGCAGCGCCGTCACCGGCGGCACCCGGGTCCTCAGCGACCGCATCATCGTCCGGATCACCGCCGAGCCCGGCGCCACCTTCCTGGACCGGATGATCTCCCTGGTCGAGGGGGCTGACCGGCAGAAGACGCCGAACGAGATCGCGCTCAACGCGCTGCTGGCGTCACTGACGATCTGCTTCCTGCTGGCTGTTGTCACCCTGCAGCCGTTCGCCACCTGGTCGGGCGAGTCGCAGTCGGTGCTGACGCTGGTCGCGCTGCTCGTCTGCCTCATCCCCACCACCATCGGCGCGCTGCTGTCCGCCATCGGCATCGCCGGGATGGACCGCCTGGTCCGGCGCAACGTCCTGGCCATGTCCGGGCGCGCCGTCGAGGCGGCGGGCAACGTCAACACGCTCCTGCTGGACAAGACCGGCACCATCACCCTCGGCGACCGGCAGGCGCACGCGGTCCTGCCCATCGACGGGGTCACCCAGGCGAAGCTGGCCGAAGCCGCGCTGTTGTCGAGCCTGGCCGACGAGACGCCCGAGGGCCGCAGCATCGTGGCGCTGTGCGAGATGCTGCTGGAGGGCCGGGACCTGTCGGCGGCCTCCACCGGCGCCGTCCCCATCGCGTTCAGCGCCGAGACCCGGATGAGCGGCATGGACCTGCTCGACGGCCGACGCATCCGCAAGGGCGCCGGTGCGGCCGTGCGCGTCTGGGTGGACGAGAACGGCGGGGCATACGACCCCGCGGTCACCGCCATCGTCGACCAGATCTCCGCCGACGGCGGCACGCCGCTCGTCGTGGCCGAGGCCACGGCGGACGCCGCGCGCGTCCTCGGTGTCGTCCACCTCAAGGACGTCGTCAAGGAGGGCCTGCGGGAACGCTTCGACCAGCTGCGTGCCATGGGCATCCGCACGGTGATGATCACCGGCGACAACCCGCGCACCGCCGCGGCCATCGCCAGGGAGGCGGGAGTCGACGACTTCCTCGCCGAGGCCACTCCGCAGGACAAGCTCGACCTGATCATGAAGGAGCAGGAGGGCGGTCGCCTGGTCGCGATGACCGGCGACGGCACCAACGACGCCCCCGCGCTCGCCCAGGCCGACGTCGGCGTGGCCATGAACACCGGGACGACCGCGGCCAAGGAGGCCGGGAACATGGTCGACCTGGACTCCGACCCGACCAAGCTGATCGACGTCGTGGCGATCGGCAAGCAGCTGCTGATCACCCGGGGCGCGCTGACCACCTTCTCGGTCGCCAACGACGTCGCGAAGTACTTCGCGATCATCCCCGCCATGTTCGCCGCGATCCCCGGCTACGGGGGCCTGGGGGCGCTGAACATCATGGGGCTGGCCAGCCCCCAGTCGGCGATCCTGTCGGCGGTGATCTTCAACGCCGTCATCATCGTGCTGCTCGTTCCACTCGCTCTGCGGGGTGTCGCCTACCGCGCGATGAGCGCGGCCCGAATGCTCCGCCGCAACCTGCTGATCTACGGGCTCGGCGGCCTGATCGCCCCGTTCGTCGGCATCAAGCTCATCGACCTCGTCGTCGCGTTGATTCCTGGATTGGCCTGA
- a CDS encoding DUF305 domain-containing protein — protein sequence MTTRKHVLLLLPTALAGTVILAACGGTGGGDGAAPTTEQTATAAADFNDTDAEFARMMIPHHEQAVEMSDLAEKNQAGTQVQDLADKISAAQGPEVRKLKGMLTTWGEKPLSDDAAAEVMDGMLTPDQMADLRKATGTEFDQLYLELMVEHHEGAVEMAQKEIHDGVNADAMQMAEDIVDAQESEISSMKGMLGDSGTDGGRKAAADG from the coding sequence ATGACCACGCGCAAGCACGTTCTGCTCCTGCTGCCCACGGCCCTGGCCGGGACCGTGATCCTGGCCGCCTGCGGGGGTACCGGCGGCGGCGATGGCGCCGCTCCGACCACGGAGCAGACTGCCACGGCCGCCGCCGACTTCAACGACACCGACGCCGAGTTCGCGCGGATGATGATCCCCCACCACGAGCAGGCCGTGGAGATGTCGGACCTGGCCGAGAAGAACCAGGCCGGGACGCAGGTCCAGGATCTCGCGGACAAGATCTCCGCGGCCCAGGGACCTGAGGTCAGGAAGCTGAAGGGCATGTTGACAACCTGGGGTGAGAAGCCGCTGTCCGACGACGCGGCGGCCGAGGTCATGGACGGCATGCTGACCCCGGACCAGATGGCCGACCTGAGGAAGGCCACGGGCACCGAGTTCGACCAGCTGTACCTGGAGCTGATGGTCGAGCACCACGAGGGTGCGGTCGAGATGGCCCAGAAGGAGATCCACGACGGTGTCAACGCCGATGCGATGCAGATGGCTGAGGACATCGTGGACGCCCAGGAGTCCGAGATCTCCTCGATGAAGGGCATGCTCGGCGATTCCGGAACCGATGGCGGCAGGAAAGCCGCCGCGGACGGCTAG
- a CDS encoding glycerophosphodiester phosphodiesterase family protein has product MRHYAAASRRIALTTPVIVLGLLAGAAPAAAEPATHDATRQERPVDSIVEVPWIIAHRGASAYRPEHTLASYFLAVRMRADVIEPDLVPTSDGHLISRHENELSDTTDVADHPEFADRRTTKTIDGKRVTGWFSEDFTLAEIKTLRAVERLPDIRPRSARHDGKYEIPTFEEVLDLRDAVAATTGRDLKVIPEIKHGAYFDSIGLDAERKFAEILDERGLSDEDAPVVVQSFEPDSARELNDRVDIPVVQLIGGHQRHLTTPEGLDEIATYADAIGPTMRWVLPIGDDGLAGEPTSLVADAHDRDLLVTPWTLRSENEFLPAGYRKGDDPTAYGDYRSYYIAVLRTGVDGVFTDSPDHLYKVRRELLREKK; this is encoded by the coding sequence ATGCGGCACTACGCGGCGGCTTCGCGCCGGATCGCCCTGACCACACCCGTGATCGTTCTCGGCCTGCTGGCGGGCGCCGCCCCGGCGGCCGCCGAACCCGCCACCCACGACGCGACGCGGCAGGAGAGACCGGTGGATTCCATCGTCGAGGTTCCCTGGATCATCGCCCACCGCGGCGCCTCCGCCTACCGGCCCGAGCACACACTGGCCTCCTACTTCCTGGCCGTTCGGATGCGCGCCGATGTCATCGAACCCGACCTCGTGCCCACCTCCGACGGCCACCTTATCTCGCGGCACGAGAACGAGCTCAGCGACACCACCGACGTCGCCGACCACCCGGAGTTCGCCGACCGCCGCACCACCAAGACCATCGACGGCAAGCGGGTCACCGGCTGGTTCTCCGAGGACTTCACGCTCGCCGAGATCAAGACCCTGCGCGCCGTCGAACGCCTCCCCGACATCCGCCCGCGCAGCGCCCGCCACGACGGCAAGTACGAGATCCCCACCTTCGAGGAGGTCCTCGACCTGCGCGACGCCGTCGCCGCGACGACCGGACGCGACCTCAAGGTCATCCCCGAGATCAAGCACGGGGCGTACTTCGACTCGATCGGTCTGGACGCGGAGCGCAAATTCGCCGAGATCCTGGACGAACGCGGCCTCAGCGACGAGGACGCCCCGGTCGTCGTCCAGTCCTTCGAGCCGGACAGCGCCCGCGAGCTGAACGACCGGGTGGACATCCCGGTGGTCCAGCTCATCGGCGGCCACCAGCGGCACCTGACCACGCCCGAGGGACTGGACGAGATCGCCACCTACGCCGACGCCATCGGCCCGACCATGCGCTGGGTACTGCCGATCGGCGACGACGGCCTGGCCGGGGAGCCGACCTCCCTGGTCGCCGACGCCCACGACCGCGACCTCCTGGTCACGCCCTGGACCCTGCGCAGCGAGAACGAGTTCCTCCCCGCCGGGTACCGGAAGGGCGACGACCCCACGGCCTACGGCGACTACCGGAGCTACTACATCGCGGTCCTGCGGACGGGCGTGGACGGCGTCTTCACCGACAGCCCCGACCACCTCTACAAGGTCCGCCGGGAGCTCCTGAGGGAGAAAAAGTAG